Part of the Vicinamibacteria bacterium genome is shown below.
GCGGCCCAGCCCCATGCGCGCAATATTGATCTTGCGCTTGCCCAGGAGCGTCCCCACCTCCCCCACCACGCCGGGGGTGTCCTCGTTCTTCACGAGCAGGATGTTCCCCTGGGGGATCGTGTCCACCTCCACCCCGTCCACGTCCACCAGCCGCAGGTGGTTCCGGCCAAAGACCGTGCCCGCCACCGAGAGGTCCTCCTCGCTGGTCTTCAGTCGGAGGGCGATGAGGTTGGCGAAAGCCATGTTCGCGGAGGAGGTGGACTCCAGGATCTCGACTCCCCGGTCTTTGGCGAGGGCGAGGGCGTTGACGAGGGTGACCCCTTCCGCCAGCGTCGGACGCAGGACGCCGTTGACGGCCGCGGAGAGAATGGGCTTGGCATCGAACTCCCGCAGGTCGCCGTAGAGGCCGAGCTCGATCCGCTCCAGCGAGCCCCGGCAGACCTGGCCCAGGAAGAGACCGAGCCGCTCCGCCAGCTCCATGGCCGGCCGCACCTGATCGTAGAGATCCCCGGAAAGGGAGAAGAAGTTCACCGCCTGCTGGATCACGCCTCCCTTGAGGTAGTCGCGGACCTGGATCGCGATGTCGGTGCCCACCCGCTCCTGGGCCTCCCGGGTGGCGGCCCCGATGTGGGGCGTGGCCACCACCCGCGGGTGCTGGGCCAGCCGCCAGTCCTGGGGCGGTTCCTGGCCGTGGACGTCGAGGGCCGCCCCCCCCACCCGCCCGCTCTCCAGCGCGGAGAGGAGCGCCTCCTCGTCGATGAGCTCGCCCCGGGCCGCGTTTACGATGCGGAGGCCGGGCTTGGCCCCCGCCAACTCCTTCTTGCCGAGCAGATGGTGCGTCTCCCGGGTCAGGGTGGTGTGCAGGGTGAGGAAATCAGAGCTCTGCAGGAGCTCGTCCAGGCTTCTGAGCTTGACGTGGGCCTGCTCCGCCACCGACGGGGAGACGAAGGGGTCATGGGCCGCGACTTCCATCCCCAGGGCGCGGCAGCGGGCCGCCACCTCGCGTCCGATCCGGCCCAACCCCACCACCCCGATGCGCTTGCCGCTGAGCTCCACCCCCGCGAAGCTCTTCCGGTCCCACTTGCCGGCCTTCATGGAGGCGTCCGC
Proteins encoded:
- the serA gene encoding phosphoglycerate dehydrogenase: MSYKILVLEGITDRGLEILRAEGWTVDVMKALPPAELAQRIPPYEALLIRSGSQVTREVLEAATSLKVIGRPGVGVDNVDLAAATRRGVIVMNSPGGNLISTAELAMALLLALARNIPQADASMKAGKWDRKSFAGVELSGKRIGVVGLGRIGREVAARCRALGMEVAAHDPFVSPSVAEQAHVKLRSLDELLQSSDFLTLHTTLTRETHHLLGKKELAGAKPGLRIVNAARGELIDEEALLSALESGRVGGAALDVHGQEPPQDWRLAQHPRVVATPHIGAATREAQERVGTDIAIQVRDYLKGGVIQQAVNFFSLSGDLYDQVRPAMELAERLGLFLGQVCRGSLERIELGLYGDLREFDAKPILSAAVNGVLRPTLAEGVTLVNALALAKDRGVEILESTSSANMAFANLIALRLKTSEEDLSVAGTVFGRNHLRLVDVDGVEVDTIPQGNILLVKNEDTPGVVGEVGTLLGKRKINIARMGLGRKPGSGRAVMLIEVDSEVSAEVLAELPQLAGIREARFLKLG